A segment of the Echinicola strongylocentroti genome:
CCCAGGTTTTTCTCCCGAATGAGGTATGCGGCATGTTCTATTTTGACAGTGCGGGTAAACTGATTGATGTTTTGACCGGTGATGGCCTTTAGTTTTCTGAAAAGGGACGTTCTGCTCATTCCCATTAGCTGGCAAATAGTCTCTACGTCAGTGGTTTCTTCCGCCAACTGGCCAATAATTTGGTTTTTTAGCTGGATCAGAAATTCCTTTTCTTTAGTGACGGCCTGTAGCTGACTTTCGGATAGACTATTTGCGGATTCCTTTTTTCCTAAATAATAGTCCCTTAATCTTAGCTTGGTAGAGAGTAGGTTGGCAATTCTCGATTTTAGGATTTGCCCGTTAAAAGGCTTGGTAATGTAGGCGTCAGCTCCTTCTCCATATCCAGATGTGATGCTTTCTACATTATCCTTTGCGGAGAGCAGGATGATTGGGATATGGGTGGTGGCTTGCTGGGTCTTTAATTGTCCACATAGGTCAATGCCATTTTTTTCTGGCATCATGATGTCTGATAAAATGATGTCGGGGATATATTGGACAGCCTTTTCTAATCCTTCCTGGCCATTTTGAGCATAGATAAGGTCATAATCTTCATGGAGAAGGTTAGCGAGGTAATTGAGGATCTCTGTATTGTCATCAATGAGCAATGCCAAGTTTTTGTCTTTTTTAAGGTCAAAAGAGGGCTTTGGCGCAGGGGTTGGGTGTGCGATCTCATTCAGGTGTATCTCTCCAATACTTGAGAAATTCAAGTCAGTGGCCGTTTTTTGGGATTTGGGAAGGCTAACGATAAACTCACTGCCTTGGTTGACCTGACTGTTGAGTTTAATACTGCCATGGTGATCATTGATTAGCCTTTTGGTTAGGGCTAATCCTATTCCGGTTCCTTTGTGGTTGGCATGGGATCCAGATTGGTAGTACCAATTGAACACTTTTTCATGATCTTCTTTAACAATCCCCGGGCCAGTATCTTTTACGTGTATCACGAAACTGTCCCCTTGGTCCGAAAGGGTGACCATCACCGTGTCCTTGGGTCTACAATACTTAAGAGCGTTGGAAATGAGGTTATTGACTATGATGTGGAGTTTTTCTAGATCTATGGTAGCCGAAAATTCCCGTTTTGGAAATTTTCCAGTCAATTTGATGTTGCGGTGTCTTGCCAAATGCTGGTATTGGTCCACCCATTGTTTTATAGGTTTTACTATGCGGTGATTTTCCAAGTTCAGCTGATTGCTGTCCAGTTCTGTCTTCCTGAATTCCAGCAACCTATTGATCATTTCCATGAGGTATTTGGCATTTTTCTGGATTAATTTAAGTCCTTTGACATGGCTTGGGTTTTTGACATCCATTAGCATGTCTTCCAGCGGCGCCATGATAAGGGTAAGGGGCGTCTTCAGTTCATGTGAAAACCCGGTAAAAAAACTCACTCGCTCTTCGTTGAGTTCATGTTCAAGTTGACGTTGTTTTTTCTCAAACAGAAGTGAGTTTTTCAATTTTAGACGATCCGAATAGTATTTCATTCCTGCCCAAATAAGTCCAGAAAATACCACGAGATAAATGAGGTACGCTGGCCATGTCTTCCAAAAGGGCGGGGAAATCACAATGGCCAATTGGTTTTCGGTATCATCATCCTTGTTACTCCTGGCCCTGACTTTTAGGGTATATTCACCTGGTGGGATATTGCTTAGATTGGCAGTTCCCAGTTGTTGGGTTTCGATCCAGTGATCATGATAAGGCTCCAACTTATAAGCATACTGGATATCATTGGCTTTGGGGTATTTTAGCGCTACAAAATCCAGCGAGAATAAGCTTTGGCTATAGTTCAGTTGGATTTTATTCAGGTAGGGAATATCCGAATGGTTTTTAGCGCTACTTGCCAGGTCTTTGGCGGAGACCTTTTTGTTCATGAGGCGAAGGTCTGTAAAAACAAGGGGGTATTGGCTGTTGGATTGTTGTAGGTTATCTGGCCGAAATACATTGATGCCTTTATTGCCCCCTAAGTAGATTTTTCCGGAAGTACTTGCCATGGCTGCCCCAATATTAAATTCGCTGCGTTGGATGTTATTATAGCCATTGAGGTTGCCGACAGTGTTGGTGTTGGGATCGAAAAAGCTAATGCCATTTGAAGTGCCCAGCCATAATTTACCTTCTTGGTCTGGGGTAATGCTGTTGATTGTATTGTTGCTGAGGCCGTCCTTCTCTGTATAAGCGGCGACTGTTTTTTGGGTTGGGTTAAGCTTGATAAGGCCTTCGTATCGTGTTCCTGCCAGCACCTCCCCATTTTCCAGTATGTGTAGGCTAAAGATGACATTGCCAGGAAACCCAAAAACAGTAGATGCATCAAAATGCTCCTTTTCACCAGTTAGGTAGTTGTAGCGGATGATGCCATTGCTGTAGGTGGCGAGCCAAAGGTTGCCGTGGTTATCTTCCGTGATATCTCGAATGTCAATTTTACCAATTTGCCTTACATAATCAAAATCATCGATGGGAGGGTGGTACCGATAGAGTCCACCCCTGTTGGTACCCACCCAAAGTTGCTTTTTGGAGTCTTGGAAGATGACCCGAACATCGTTACCATCTTCTTGCTGACCTTGTAAGTATTTTTTACATGCCCCGGTTGTTGGATCTAAGAGATTAAGGCCTCCCTGGTAGGTTCCCGCCCAGATTTTGTCATCATCAGATTCTAATAAGGAAATGATATAGTTGTTACTGAGACTATAAGGATCAGTTGGCCGATGTTCAAAATGCCGAAATTGCCCAATGGAAGGATCATATAAGTCCAGTCCTCCACCATCAGTTCCTATCCAGATTTTATTGTTAGCACTTTCTGTGATCGCTCCGATCCTGTCGTGAGAAATCGTCTGTTCGGAAGCCAGGTTTTGCTGGATCAGCTGTATGGGATCCCCATTGGGATTGACCACATTGATTCCCGTGCTGGTGCCTATCCACATGTTTCCATCAGCAGCAAGTTTCAGGGAGGACACTGTCCTGTTAAAGACACTGGAACCATCTCCCTTAGGCAAAAACCAGCTGGTAGTCATGTCGCTGTCCGCGATAAACTGCTCCGTGGGGATTATCGTCAGCCCGCCATTCCTGGTGCCTGCCCATAGATTGCCAAATGGGCCTTTTTCAAAACACAGTACATTGTCATCACTCAACCCAAGGTTAGTGGTATGCGTGGCAGGAAGTGAAAGGGTGTCTCCATGATGAGTGACCACTTGTATTCCCTCACCGGTTCCAATCCATAAATTACCCTTCGGATCATTATAGAGGCAATTGATATTCTGGGAAACAACATCGGATTGCTGTAGTGAAGTCACCTTTTTCAGTGCCAGGTCGATCTTCGAAAGGCCCTCGTCAAATGTCCCCACCCAGAGGACAGAATCCCCTTGAAAAGCCAGAGAGGTGATTTTCTCTGAGGGGATAGCATTAGTCGCTTCAGGTGCAACAAGATAAGTGTCCGATATTTTATTGTTTTCCAAAATCTGTACCCCGCCACCATAAATTGCCAAGGCCAGTTTTCCCGACGTACTCTCTGCAGAATAGGTGACATCATCCTCTAGGAGTCCAGCACTGGTGGTTATATGCCGAAATTGATCTGTCTTGGGATCGTAAACACTTAGGCCTCCCGGGGTTGCTAGGATGAGCTCTTGTTGGTCTGACCGTTTGATATGCTGGATATAATTATTGATGGGGCCATCAGTACGGTTTTGGTTGTTTTTCCTGTACACCTCAAAGGAATGGCCATCATAACGGCTTAGGCCTTCCATGGTTCCGATCCAGATAAATCCCAGTGAATCTTGCTCGATACTGTTGACATAATTATGGGAGAGACCGGACTCGACATCCAAGAGATAAAACGTCAGTTGATTTTGCTGAGGAAAGAATGCACCAAGACTGTCCTGCTTCGCATGGCATAAAGCAAAAGTAGTACAGAGTAATAGGGTTATAAAGGGCGATTTCATGTCGTTACAATCACGATATTTGCCAGTAAAAATCCCAATATAAACGCAAAAAAACCAGCAAAGACCGATTTTTACCCCCGGTAATGCTGATTTGTTCCCCTATATACAGGTAGTTAACACCTAATATTGTCATTACAGGTCAGTGGCGAATAATGCCCTACTAAGTGAATTATAGACCTTGCATAATGAGATTGTTCACACACTAGGATGGTTTCGTAGCTAGCGCCTTTTGGCCGGAGCCATCTTGATCACTGGAAGAAGCGCCTCATTATTAAGGTCAAATAATAACTGGATAGGCGAGTAAAAGCTGCTGTATCTGCTTAAATAAATTTATTAATAATTAACCTAAAATAACATGCCGACACATTTACATGCTAGAGCATGGTTTTTTTGCATATCATTATGTTTGATGATGTGTACCATGTCTATGGTTTATGGCCAAGAACAAATCAGTGGCCGCGTTTTAGATGAAAGCGGAGAAGGCCTTCCAGGTGCCTCTGTTCTCGTAGTAGGTACCACCAACGGTACCGTTACCGATTTGGACGGTAATTTCCAATTATCCGTATCTACATCCGCCGACCTTACACTTAAGGTGTCTTTTATTGGGTACCAATCCCAAGAAATCACACCAGACGGTAGGTCGAGTATTGAAGTACAGCTTCAAGCCGATCTACAATCCCTCAATGAAGTAGTAGTGGTAGGATATGGCGAGCAGAAAAAGGCCACCTTGACCGGGTCTGTTTCCCAAGTAGAAGGTAGGGACCTACAAAACAGTCCCCAGCCAAATGTATCCAACTCCCTGGCAGGGCGGTTTTCTGGGATCATAGCCAGTAACCGTGGCGGTGAGCCAGGTCATGATGGTTCCAGCTTTACCATTCGTGGACTGGCCACTACTGGAAACAATGATGTATTGGTCGTGATCGACGGTGTGCCGGGCCAGATAGGTGGCCTTGAGCGTCTCAACCCAAATGACATTGAAAGTGTTTCGGTATTGAAGGATGCTTCAGCAGCTATATATGGCTCTAGGGCTGCCAATGGGGTGATTTTGGTGACCACCAAAAGGGGAAAGGAAGGAAAACCCGTCATTTCTTATAGTTTTAACCAAGGATTTTCTTCCCCGACTAGAATGCCTGATATGGCAGATGCAGAGACGTATGGCTCTATTAGGAATGAAATTGCTTATTATAACAACCCTCAAGGAGGGATGAACCAGGTGTATTCGGAAGACCAGCTTAATCAGTTTCAGAATGGCACAGACCCTCTTAACTACCCCAATACCGATTGGGCAAAGGCCGCATTGAACAATGTCGCCCTACAAAGCCAACATAACCTGAGCATTAGAGGAGGTTCAGAAAAAATCAATTACTTTTTGTCCCTTGGTAAGACAGGTCAGGATGGTTTGTATAAGGATGGAGCCACGCGTTATGATCAGTACAGCTTTCGCTCCAATGTCGATGCAGAAATCACCGAACGACTTAAAGTAGGCTTATCCTTGGCAGGCCGTAAAGAAGCACGTCAGTTTCCTACCACTGGAGCAGATGGCATCTTCAGGTCGATTTATCGGGCTTATCCCACTGTAGTGGCGGTATATCCCAATGGCTTGCCTTCTACAGGGATCGAAAACAATAACCCCGTAATGATGGCTACCGAAGCAGGTGGGGTCAATGAAAACCCTAAGTATGTCTTTAATGGAATCCTAAGGGCTAGTTATGATCTGCCCTTTTTGGAAGGACTTTCCGTAGATGGTTTCTTCTCCGTGGATGAAAGCTCGGACAGATCCAGGAATTTTAGCACTCCTTACACGTTGTACAACTATGATCCAGCCACAGAGGGCTATAACCCAGTAGTGGTAGGTGGTGGAGCTGATCAGCAAGCTACCCTTTCGGAGTCGCACTACTCCCAGTCCATGACCGTGTCCAATATTAAGTTGAATTTTAAGCAATATTTTGACAATCACTTTATCGATGCCTTTGTGGGCTATGAACAAAGTGAAAACCGCACCCATACCATGGGAGCATCACGCTTGCATTTTCCTACCATAGAGACTCCTGAACTAAGCCAAGGTGGGGCGGCAGCGGCGGATTATGATAACTGGGGAAGTAGCTATAACTACACCAGAAAAAGTTTTATTGGCCGCTTTGCTTATAATTTTGATGAGAAATACCTCGCCGAAATTCAAATGCGTGTGGATGGATCTTCTAATTTTCCTGAAGGTGAACGTTATGGTTTTTTCCCTTCGGTATCTGCCGGATATCGTATCTCTGAGGAATCTTGGTTTCGGGACAATCTAAGTTTTTTTGATGACCTGAAGATAAGAGCTTCTTACGGACAACTGGGGAATGACAATGTCGGTCAATTCCAGTATTATGACAATTATACTTTTAATAACCGCTACGTCATCGGTGATGAAGTGGTGACAGGCATTGACTTGATCAGACTAGGCAACCCCAATATTACTTGGGAGGTGGCCACCAAAACGGACATTGGGTTCAATGCAGTTTGGCTCAAAAAATTCACTACTGAGTTTATCTATTTCCAGCAGGACAGAAGTAAAATCCTGACCACTAGAAATGCTTCCATTCCCGGCACTTCGGGAATTGTCAATCCGTATGATGCCGATCCACTGGTGCCGTCAGAAAATATTGGAGAGGTAAAGAGCCACGGGTTTGAGGCGACTGTTGGCTATGAGCATACGGGTGACTTCACCTTTGGGGTTTCTGGTAATTTTACTTATGCCCAAAATGAATTGGTGTTCAAGGATGAAGCTCCAGGTGTATTGGATTACCAACGGGAAACAGGAAGACCGCTCAATACCTATTTGCTTTATAATGCAATTGGGATTTTTAGAACGGAAGAAGACTTGGACAACTACCCTCATGTGGCCGGTGCACAGCCAGGAGATCTTATTTATGAAGATTATAATGATGATGGACAGATCACGGCTGATGATATGGTACGTACCGAGTATGGTAATATCCCGCGGATTACCTTCGGGCTGAACTTACATGCGGCTTGGAGAAATTGGGATTTTGCCGCTGTGATCTCTGGCCAAGGGCAGGTAAGACAATATGTTCTTCCTGAGTCCGGTACCGTCGGTAATTTCTACAGTAGCTGGGCAGACAATCGATGGAGCCCCAATAACCCCTCCGGTACTTACCCTCGGGTAAGCGAGCGGGCTTCTTCTGCAGTCAGCGGTGGACTTTATAGAAATAACTTCTGGTTGGACAATTCTGCTTTCGGACGTCTAAAGAATGTCCAGGTAGGATATAACTTGCCACAGGAGTTTCTGGATAGATTCTCTATTGGAAGTTTGAGGATTTATGCCAATGCCTTTAACCTGCTAACGGTTACCAAAGTCCAGGATTATGATCCTGAGGGATCCAGTGAGAGCGGTCAGTTTTATCCGCAACAAAAAATCATCAACCTTGGACTGAATATTCAATTTTAAAACCCGACCGACATGAAAAGACAAGATATTATCAAACCATTTATGGGAATTGCACTGATCGGGTTACTACTGGTCGGCTGCAAGGAAGACTTCTTGGACATTGTCCCAACAGACAGGATTTCAGATGCCTCCATACTTTCTGATTCTACTTTATTTGAAGCATATGTGATCAATAGGTACCTTGGGGTTCGCCTCACCAATAAAGAAGGGGACGGTAATCTCCCCGGATTTGGACGAGGTTTCGAATACGCTCTGTGGAGTTCTTTGACAGATGAATCCATTTATAATAACGATGACAATACCTGGATAATCCAACAAGGGCAATTGTCTCCAGAAAATACCGGCATCGCAGGGACCTTTTGGGGGCGATCATACAGAAGCATCAGGGAATGTAATTATGCATTGGCCAATATCGGTGAGCTGCCCATGAGTCAGGCTGGCAAGGACAGGCTAATCGCTGAACTTAAGTTTATCCGGGCCTTTCGTTATCATGATTTGATTCGGAACTACGGGGACGTGGTGCTCATGGGAGACGATGTACCTGAACTGGGCGAAGACTTTACAGACCCTAAGTTTTTTGAAAAAACCGATAAGGAAGCCGCGATTGCCTATGTAGTCGATGAGTTGGATGAAGCCGCAGGCATCCTTCCCCTTACCAATAACGGCAGCTGGCAAGAAGGTCGTGCCACACAAGGGGCCGCTCTGGCTCTAAAGGCCAGGTTATTGTTGTATGCGGCAAGCCCGCTATTTACTGACGGAGAAAACGACCAACAGTTATGGCAGGAAGCCGCCAGTGCAGCCCAAGATGTAATGGACTTGCAGCAGTACAGCCTGTATCAAGGTGGGTACGGGGAATTGTTCTTGACTCCCCAGAGCAATGTGGAAATCATCTTTGCGCGCTATTATAATATCAATTCACGCCATACAGCATTGGAAATCGCCAATGGCCCCAATAGCTATGATGGTTGGGGAGGCAATGTGCCACTTCAGAATTTGGTAGATGACTATGAAATGATGGATGGGACATCGTTTGATTGGGAAAACGAAGCCCATGCCAGTGCCCCATATGAAAATAGGGATCCAAGGTTTTATGAAACCATTCTCTACAATGGAGCTACTTACCGTGGCAGTGAGGTCGAGACCTTTTTGCCGGGTGGAAAGGATAGCCAAGACGGTCCTTCCAACTGGAATACCAGTAAGAGTGGCTATTACCTCAAAAAGTTCATTAATGAAGAATTGCCCATTCGAAACCCTTGGGATGTAGCCGGTACTCAAAATTGGATATACTTTCGCTATGCAGAAATTTTGCTTAACTATGCAGAGGCCCAAAACGAAGCGGTGGGTCCAGATGCCAGTGTCTATGAAGCGGTTAATGCCATCAGAGACAGGGCTGGGGTGGAGATGCCGCCGTTGCCTGCTGGGTTGACGCAGGATGAAATGCGTGAACGTATCCGTCAAGAACGTAGGATAGAGTTGGCCTTTGAAGAGCACCGCTACTATGATGTGCGAAGGTGGATGATAGCGGATGAAGTAGAAAATACCACTGCCTATGGCATCAATATCACAAAGGATGAAGACGGAAGTTTGACTTACGAAAGAAAAGTGGCACTGGAAGGCAAACAGTTTTTTGACCAGCATTATTGGTTGCCGATTCCACGTGCAGAGATTTTGGCCTCCGACAATCAGCTGGGGCAAAACCCTGGTTATAATTAACAGCCGAGAAACACCTGTCTTCCTTATGTGGGAAGGCAGGTTTTCTTTATCTATTCGACCTGATTTATGCAGTGGACAATTTACTGCGGGGTTAAATAGTTTGGAACCTGTCACTGTAACAGAGACTAATTGAATGATAAAACCATGAGGATGACAAATGAAGATAAATAAACTGAACAAGGCTTTTTGGTTGATGGGGATGGGGATGCTTTTTTACTCCTGCCAGTCAGAAAGCAAGCAGACCCAACCTGAAGCGAAGCCCCCGAAGCAATTAAAAATTGATGTGAAGCAAGAAGATACCTATCAGACGATGGCGCATTTTGGTGCTTCGGATGCTTGGTCGTGCCAATTTGTAGGATTATGGCCAGATAGCAAAAAGACGGCCATGGCAGAGCTTCTTTTTAGCAGGGATCAAGATGCCCAAGGTCATCCCAAAGGAATAGGCTTGTCCCTTTGGAGATTTAATGTAGGCGCTGGCAGTGCAGAACAGGGCGATGATAGCGATATTAAAGACGAGTGGCGCAGAGCAGAATCCTTTCTAAAAGCCGATGGCAATTACGACTGGAGCAAACAAGCCGGCCAAGTGTGGTTTGCCCAAGCTGCACAAGAACTTGGGGTTCCCAATTTATTGGTATTCCCCAACAGTCCACCAGTTTATATGACCAAAAATGGCAAAGCATATGCAAATGATGGAAATCCAAACCTGAGCGAAGATCGATTTGATGATTTTGGTAATTATTTGGCCAATGTAATCACTGGACTGGAAGAGAAAGGGCTTTCAGTGGATTATGTAAGTCCGGTAAATGAGCCTCAGTGGGACTGGTCCGATGCAGGACAAGAAGGTACTCCGTTCCTCAATTCGGATATCGCGGGGATAGTCCGAAGTTTGGACGCTTCCCTGACCGCATCCGGGTTGTCCACCAAAATTGATATAGCTGAAGCCGGAAAGATCAATTACCTCTATGAAAATTCCGATAAGCCCCAGCGAGGGTCTCAGATAGCCGCTTTTTTTGGTGATGAATCGGAAGATTTTATTGGCCATCTGGATCATGTAGGACAAGCAATTTCCGGACACAGCTACTTTACGACATCTCCATTTACTTCGGCAGTCCAGCAGCGTAAAAACCTCCAACGGGCAATATCAGAAGTGGACGACTTGGAGTTTTGGATGAGTGAGTACTGTATATTGGGAAATAATGGCGGAGAGATCAATGGAAGTGGCAAGGATTTGGGGATAGACCCGGCCCTTTATATGGCCAGGGTGATCCATAATGACCTTGTCATTGCCAATGCTTCAGCTTGGCATTGGTGGTTGGCCATTTCTCCCTATGACTATAAGGATGGGCTCATCTACATAGATAAAAATAAAGAAGATGGAGATTTTGAGGATAGCAAGATGTTGTGGGCACTGGGCAACTATAGTCGGTTTATCCGTCCAGGTTTTCAGCGAAAGGGAGTGGTATTGGATGGAGATGAGTTGCAGTCGGCAAACTTCCTGGTTTCTGCCTTTTCATCACCAGAAGCAGACGAAATGGTGTATGTCATCGTCAATTCGGGGATCGATGAAGTAGAAGCAGCGCTGGCCATCGATGGTGAGACCATCACTGCTCACCAAGGCTATATCACCTCTAAGGAGCACGAGTTGACGCCACTAGTCCTAGAGGAGGAGACAGTGGTGATTCCTGCACGCTCTATTGTAACCGTTACTGTTAACCAATTACCCAAATGATCATGTTTAGAAGATACTTATGTGGATTTTTTCCACTGTTAATTTTCATCGTTTTAAGTATGCCTGCGCAAGCCCAACATCAGGGCATGGCGCTTTTCAATGAGGATTGGCAATTTGCCAAGGCCGATAATATGACGGAATACGAAGAAGCTATGTCGTCTATTACCTCTTGGCGGTCCATCTCGTTGCCCCATGATTGGTCAGTAGAAGGACCCTTTAGTCCGGAACTGGCCAGTGGAACGGGTTTTTTGCCAGGTGGTATTGGCTGGTATAAAAAGTCGTTTACTATGGAGGAATATGATCCATCCCGCCAGTATACGATCTATTTTGATGGAGTCTACAAAAACAGTGAAGTGTGGATCAATGGCCATCATTTAGGGAAACGTCCCAATGGTTTTTTAGCCTTTTACTATGACCTTACTCCATACTTAAAAGCAGGGGACAATCAGTTGGTCGTCAAGGCAGACCACCGGGAATATGCCGATTCCAGGTACTATACCGGATCAGGAATCTACCGTAATGTCTATTTGCTATCCAAGGCCAAGCAGCACATCCAGCCTTGGGGGGTGTTTTTTACCAGTCCTGATGTGACGTCCACACGAGCTGATATACAAGTCCAAGTAGCTATCCAAAATGAAGCAGCACAGACATCCCCTGTCCAAGTGGTAGCCAAGCTGCTGGATGCCAATGGTCATACCGTGGGTGAGCAGACAGTGGAGAGTTTTTTGCCGGCAGGTAATTATAACCAAGAAACCTTATCGTTCAGCATTATGGATCCAATGCTCTGGTCACCTGATGATCCCTACCTCTATGACTTGGAAGTGAGTATCCACAAGAATGGTGAGCAAATCGATTTTTGGCAGGATAAGGTAGGACTACGGACGTTTCGCTTTGATGCGCAGGAAGGTTTTTTCCTAAATGGAGAAAACACCTTGCTGAAGGGCGTTTGTATTCATCACGACGCTGGAGCCCTGGGTGCCGCAGTACCCGAGGCAGTATGGGCGCAACGTTTGGCAACACTAAAAAAACTGGGCTGTAATGCCATAAGAATGAGCCATTATCCCCACCAGGACTACCTATATGACCTGTGTGATGAAATGGGCTTTTTGGTACAGGACGAAGCTTTTGATGAGTGGGAAGTAGGCAAGAACAAATGGATTGAGGGCTGGAATGTAGGCACTCCCGGAAATGACGGTTCTTACGATGCTTTTGCGGAATGGGGGCGACAGGATGTAAAGGACATGGTTTTGCGCTCGCGCAACCACCCTTCTATCATCATGTGGAGTGTAGGAAATGAAATCGATTATCCCAATGACCCCTATAGCCACCCTGTATTGGACGAAG
Coding sequences within it:
- a CDS encoding sugar-binding domain-containing protein, coding for MPAQAQHQGMALFNEDWQFAKADNMTEYEEAMSSITSWRSISLPHDWSVEGPFSPELASGTGFLPGGIGWYKKSFTMEEYDPSRQYTIYFDGVYKNSEVWINGHHLGKRPNGFLAFYYDLTPYLKAGDNQLVVKADHREYADSRYYTGSGIYRNVYLLSKAKQHIQPWGVFFTSPDVTSTRADIQVQVAIQNEAAQTSPVQVVAKLLDANGHTVGEQTVESFLPAGNYNQETLSFSIMDPMLWSPDDPYLYDLEVSIHKNGEQIDFWQDKVGLRTFRFDAQEGFFLNGENTLLKGVCIHHDAGALGAAVPEAVWAQRLATLKKLGCNAIRMSHYPHQDYLYDLCDEMGFLVQDEAFDEWEVGKNKWIEGWNVGTPGNDGSYDAFAEWGRQDVKDMVLRSRNHPSIIMWSVGNEIDYPNDPYSHPVLDEGRNPQIYGKGYQKDNPAASRLGELASGLVSAVKAVDNTRPVTAALAGVTMSNHTSYPGALDIVGYNYQEYRYEEDHKAYPNRVIYGSENGDALSAWKAVTDHPYIASQFLWTAFDFLGEARPWPERSSGAGIIDLAGYPKPDYYFRKSLWNESPMVYLAMTDKEENLHRRRGMEGIWQGEQGEKLWVACYANVDEVELFLNGESLGKKEIVYDDKDMPGWMVEYAPGELQAIGYQNGSEVASYTVQTPGDLDHMKVSIEEGEEDPLNGEKILIMDICLADQNGNRVPHSDQEVDIELEGGAVLLGLESGDRSSHENYKSSSRKTYNGRLKAYIKVPNGADKVQVVVSSNGLQSVNREFN